The following proteins come from a genomic window of Larimichthys crocea isolate SSNF chromosome III, L_crocea_2.0, whole genome shotgun sequence:
- the wnt8b gene encoding protein Wnt-8b: MFMHLEVFYYIFILLAHMRSYCCWSVNNFLMTGPKAYLIYSSSVAAGAQSGIEECKYQFAWDRWNCPERALQLSTHSSLRSANRETAFVHAISSAGVMYTLTRNCSLGDFDNCGCDDSRNGQRGGHGWLWGGCSDNVGFGEAISKQFVDALETGQDARAAMNLHNNEAGRKAVKGTMQRTCKCHGVSGSCTTQTCWLQLPEFREVGNYLKEKYHRALKVDLLRGAGNSAASRGAIAETFSSISRKELVHLEDSPDYCLENRTLGLPGTEGRECLKKGKSLSKWEKRSCKRLCGECGLAVEERKAEMVSSCNCKFHWCCTVKCEQCRKTVTKYFCVKKGGQRGRNESAGSRRKNLRLRKKH, encoded by the exons ATGTTCATGCATTTGGAGGTTTtctattacatttttattctccTGGCTCACATGAGGTCGTACTGCTGCTG GTCAGTGAATAATTTCTTGATGACTGGACCCAAG GCATACCTGATCTACTCCAGCAGTGTGGCAGCAGGAGCTCAGAGTGGCATAGAGGAGTGCAAATACCAGTTTGCATGGGATCGTTGGAACTGCCCCGAGAgagctcttcagctgtctacaCACAGCAGCCTGCGCAGCG CAAATCGGGAGACGGCATTCGTTCATGCCATCAGCTCGGCTGGAGTCATGTACACTTTAACCAGGAATTGCAGCCTTGGAGACTTTGACAATTGCGGCTGTGACGACAGCAGGAACGGACAGAGAG GTGGTCATGGTTGGCTTTGGGGCGGCTGCAGTGATAATGTGGGCTTTGGCGAGGCCATCTCCAAACAGTTTGTGGATGCCTTGGAGACCGGGCAGGATGCACGGGCGGCCATGAATCTGCATAATAACGAGGCTGGACGCAAG GCTGTGAAGGGGACCATGCAGAGGACTTGTAAGTGCCACGGTGTGTCAGGAAGCTGCACCACTCAGacctgctggctgcagctgcCAGAGTTCAGGGAGGTGGGGAACTACCTGAAGGAGAAGTACCACCGGGCTCTGAAGGTGGATCTCCTCCGAGGAGCTGGGAACAGCGCAGCCAGTCGGGGGGCCATCGCTGAGACCTTCAGCTCCATCTCTCGGAAGGAGCTGGTCCACCTTGAAGACTCCCCCGACTACTGCCTGGAAAACCGCACTCTGGGCTTGCCGGGCACAGAGGGCCGTGAGTGTCTGAAGAAGGGCAAGAGCTTGAGCAAATGGGAAAAGCGGAGCTGCAAGAGGCTATGTGGAGAGTGTGGGCTGGCTGTGGAGGAGCGCAAAGCTGAGATGGTGTCGAGCTGTAATTGTAAATTCCACTGGTGCTGCACGGTGAAGTGCGAGCAGTGCAGGAAGACAGTGACCAAGTACTTTTGTGTAAAGAAGGGCGGTCAGAGGGGAAGAAATGAGAGTGCTGGTAGCCGCCGGAAGAACCTCAGACTGAGGAAGAAGCACTGA
- the scdb gene encoding stearoyl-CoA desaturase b: MTETETRNHQAGKQQNGDAMAETTSTVEDVFDDTYTEKEGPKPPRMLVWRNIILMTLLHIAALYGLVLLPSASVLTLAWTVVCYLISALGVTAGAHRLWSHRSYKASPPLRVFLALANSMAFQNDIYEWARDHRVHHKYSETDADPHNATRGFFFAHIGWLLVRKHPDVIEKGKKLELSDLRADKVVMFQRRHYKLSVVLLCFLVPTLVPWYFWGESLAVGYFIPGLLRYTVTLNATWLVNSAAHIWGNRPYDKSINPRENPLVAFSAIGEGFHNYHHTFPFDYSTSEFGCKLNLTTAFIDTMCFLGLATDRKRVLKETIRARVQRTGDGSYKSG; this comes from the exons atgacCGAAACGGAAACCCGGAATCATCAAGCTGGCAAGCAACAAAACGGAGATGCAATGGCAGAGACGACATCGACGGTGGAGGATGTTTTTGACGACACCTATACAGAAAAAGAAGGTCCTAAACCACCGAGGATGCTTGTGTGGAGAAATATCATATTGATGACCCTCCTACATATCGCTGCGCTCTATGGACTGGTTCTCCTTCCGTCCGCATCGGTTTTAACTCTTGCATGGA CTGTAGTGTGCTACCTCATCAGTGCTCTCGGTGTGACTGCTGGTGCACACAGATTATGGAGCCACAGATCCTACAAAGCTTCTCCCCCCCTGCGAGTCTTCCTCGCTCTTGCCAACTCCATGGCCTTTCAG AATGACATATATGAGTGGGCAAGGGACCACCGTGTCCACCACAAGTACTCCGAGACGGACGCAGACCCCCACAATGCCACGAGGGGGTTCTTCTTCGCCCACATCGGTTGGCTGCTGGTTCGCAAGCATCCCGACGTCATTGAAAAGGGCAAAAAGCTGGAGCTGTCAGACCTGAGGGCGGATAAAGTGGTGATGTTCCAGAGACG ACACTACAAGCTCTCTGTGGTGCTGCTTTGCTTCCTCGTGCCCACGTTGGTGCCCTGGTACTTCTGGGGTGAATCCTTGGCTGTGGGATACTTCATTCCTGGACTCCTGAGATACACCGTGACGCTCAATGCCACCTGGCTGGTCAACAGCGCTGCGCACATATGGGGCAACCGGCCTTATGACAAGTCCATCAACCCAAGGGAAAACCCATTAGTTGCTTTCAGTGCCATAG gggAAGGCTTCCACAACTACCACCACACATTTCCCTTTGACTACTCCACCAGCGAGTTTGGCTGCAAGCTCAATCTCACCACTGCGTTTATAGACACCATGTGCTTCCTGGGATTGGCCACGGACCGCAAGAGGGTATTGAAGGAAACAATCCGTGCCCGCGTACAGCGAACGGGTGACGGCAGCTACAAAAGTGGCTGA